From a single Bacteroidales bacterium genomic region:
- a CDS encoding lamin tail domain-containing protein, which translates to MNPLQKIFILLGTTLFVQVLPSRSQVVINEYSVSNLNTVMDNYQEYEDWIELYNTGTTSINIGGYFLSDQPDNPLRWPIPAGVTISSHGHLKIWASGRDEAGSGNYHTNFRLTQTKANPDWIVFTDPTGIILEQVPLENTQSDHSRGRTISGGDQWGIFINPTPGYSNALSTAYVRYAEKPMVSDTGGFYTSSLSITITTNEPNSKIRYTTNGTDPVAASSQYTAPINIFITKILKARVFSDDPTILPSLIEFNTYFINNNHGLPVVSIAGDQLTELLEGNQSLRPKGSIEFFNKFKVRTTKAYGEFNEHGQDSWVHPQRSIDYITRDEAGYNYALQEKFFSLSDRDEFQRVILRAAGDDNYPGIDSSAHMRDDFVETLSQKAGQHLDWRKSERIVIYANGIYWGIYALREKVHDHDYTQYYYDQGKYDIQFIMLWGYTWAEYGGQQALDDWYALHDFIMTHDMANPFTYQAVAAQYDVTSLVDYVIINSYVVCSDWMNWNVGWWRGLNPDGSHRKWAYILWDEDATFGHYINYTGIPAQTPYVSPCFPEGLTAPWQDPEGHIAVLNKLRENPDFSQYYVSRYIDLLNTVFTNDYMINLLDSMAAIIAPEMPAHTARWGGTVIKWQSNVQRIRNFITIRNSIMDAGLRECYNLTGPYNIVIDAEPEGVGKVKVNSLELSQFPWDGQYFGGIDVKLLAIETSPYYEFDRWVLKTHQVTPADTLKDVRLSLIMGDSILALFKPRVFEDSLVINEINYNSANNFDPGDWVEFYNPHEYELDITGWEFRDEDDLHSFVFPAGTVIEPNGYFIICRDTAAFDSLFPDVTRYMGNMDFGLAANGELIRLYDDSGTLIDTVLYDDVAPWPTEPDGNGPTLELINPAWDNALAESWAAAELHGTPGAENGNYVKLPEKRVDESIKCRIYPNPFSTLAIIKVDGEKGLEGASLGVFNLFGQQVKRMDNISSRQIIISREGLPAGIYVYKIFDRKSNGLFTGKFIVN; encoded by the coding sequence ATGAATCCCTTACAAAAGATATTCATCCTTCTGGGCACCACATTATTCGTCCAGGTCCTTCCGTCAAGGTCACAGGTTGTCATTAACGAATATTCGGTCTCCAACCTGAACACTGTGATGGACAATTACCAGGAATATGAAGACTGGATAGAATTGTACAACACAGGAACTACAAGTATCAACATCGGTGGATACTTTCTGAGTGATCAGCCTGACAATCCCTTGAGGTGGCCGATTCCTGCAGGGGTTACGATCTCTTCACACGGGCACCTGAAGATTTGGGCATCCGGCAGGGATGAAGCCGGTAGTGGAAATTATCATACAAATTTCAGGCTGACACAAACCAAGGCCAACCCCGACTGGATCGTTTTCACAGATCCGACTGGCATCATCCTGGAGCAGGTACCGCTTGAAAATACGCAGTCGGATCATTCCAGGGGCCGCACCATAAGCGGCGGAGACCAATGGGGTATATTCATCAATCCAACCCCGGGTTATTCCAACGCCTTATCGACGGCGTATGTACGTTATGCAGAAAAGCCAATGGTCAGCGATACAGGAGGTTTTTACACGAGTTCATTAAGCATTACCATCACAACAAATGAACCCAACTCGAAAATCAGATACACGACTAACGGGACTGATCCTGTTGCAGCTTCAAGCCAATATACAGCTCCTATCAATATTTTCATTACAAAGATATTAAAAGCTCGTGTTTTCAGTGACGATCCGACAATCCTACCAAGCCTGATCGAATTCAATACCTATTTTATAAATAACAATCATGGCCTGCCTGTGGTGTCTATTGCCGGTGATCAATTGACAGAATTGCTGGAAGGGAACCAATCACTCCGGCCGAAAGGATCAATCGAGTTCTTTAACAAATTCAAGGTCAGGACTACCAAAGCATACGGCGAATTTAACGAACACGGCCAGGATTCGTGGGTCCATCCGCAGCGGAGCATCGATTATATTACCCGCGACGAAGCCGGCTACAATTATGCCTTACAGGAAAAATTCTTTTCATTATCTGACCGCGACGAGTTCCAGCGGGTCATTCTCCGGGCTGCAGGAGATGATAATTATCCTGGAATAGACAGCAGCGCCCATATGCGCGACGATTTTGTGGAAACCTTATCCCAGAAAGCCGGCCAGCACCTGGACTGGCGCAAGTCGGAACGTATTGTCATTTACGCGAACGGGATCTATTGGGGGATCTATGCCCTCCGCGAAAAGGTTCATGACCACGATTATACACAATATTATTATGATCAGGGCAAGTATGACATTCAGTTTATTATGCTCTGGGGATATACCTGGGCAGAATATGGGGGGCAGCAGGCTTTGGACGACTGGTACGCGCTGCATGATTTTATCATGACGCATGACATGGCCAATCCTTTTACTTACCAGGCTGTTGCGGCGCAGTATGACGTGACGAGCCTGGTGGATTACGTAATTATTAATTCTTATGTAGTTTGTTCCGACTGGATGAATTGGAATGTTGGATGGTGGCGGGGCCTGAATCCTGACGGCAGCCACCGGAAATGGGCCTACATCCTTTGGGATGAAGATGCCACCTTCGGGCATTATATCAATTATACGGGGATCCCTGCCCAAACACCTTATGTTTCACCCTGTTTCCCTGAAGGCCTGACAGCTCCGTGGCAGGATCCGGAAGGGCATATTGCCGTGCTGAACAAACTCAGGGAAAACCCTGATTTTTCACAATATTATGTCTCACGCTACATTGACCTGCTGAATACAGTCTTTACCAATGATTATATGATCAACCTTCTCGACAGCATGGCCGCGATCATTGCACCGGAAATGCCGGCTCACACGGCAAGATGGGGAGGTACAGTTATCAAATGGCAATCCAATGTTCAGCGGATCAGGAATTTCATCACCATCCGTAACAGCATCATGGATGCAGGTCTCCGGGAATGTTACAACCTGACCGGGCCTTACAATATCGTCATCGATGCAGAGCCTGAGGGTGTTGGCAAGGTAAAGGTCAATTCCCTCGAATTAAGCCAGTTTCCCTGGGATGGACAATATTTCGGGGGCATAGATGTCAAGCTCCTGGCGATTGAAACCAGTCCTTATTACGAATTCGACCGGTGGGTTTTGAAAACCCACCAGGTCACGCCTGCTGATACTTTGAAAGATGTGAGGCTCAGCCTGATCATGGGCGATTCAATCCTGGCACTTTTCAAGCCAAGGGTTTTTGAAGATTCGCTGGTCATCAACGAAATTAATTACAATTCAGCGAATAATTTTGATCCCGGTGACTGGGTCGAGTTTTACAATCCGCATGAATATGAGCTGGATATAACCGGTTGGGAATTCAGGGACGAAGACGACCTGCATTCATTTGTTTTTCCTGCCGGAACAGTTATAGAGCCTAACGGATATTTTATAATATGCAGGGATACCGCCGCCTTTGACAGCCTATTCCCGGATGTGACCCGTTACATGGGGAATATGGATTTCGGCTTAGCCGCAAACGGGGAACTGATCAGGCTATATGACGATTCAGGAACCCTGATCGATACGGTGTTGTATGACGACGTAGCACCCTGGCCCACCGAACCCGACGGGAACGGGCCCACGCTGGAGCTGATCAACCCGGCCTGGGATAACGCGTTGGCGGAAAGCTGGGCTGCTGCTGAACTTCACGGCACGCCGGGTGCGGAAAATG
- a CDS encoding sensor histidine kinase codes for MKSKSWQILIHVAGCIVFLSLPIILWPGQGGLGDFFSESRSAREFTNDILILLFFYLNFYLLIPRLYFPKKYIYFILAITLCFFIVAFLPGILFPFRETVRQHHPGQESSRFLFTIGHNLIYFLAVVFFSLMVKMNSRWKQAEKERLKAELSYFKAQINPHFLFNTLNTIYSLAIQKADNTPEAVVKLSGMMRYVISDASNDYVPLEKEINYISDYIALQKIRFGETVKIDFYPCDLTSGPLIAPLILIPFIENAFKFGVNPEKDSFIGININLSGQELHMKVFNNKVNEILRTESTGGLGISNARHRLDLLYPEKYRLLIDDKENEYTVDLYIILP; via the coding sequence ATGAAAAGTAAATCATGGCAAATACTTATCCATGTGGCCGGCTGCATTGTTTTTTTGTCGCTGCCGATCATATTATGGCCCGGACAAGGGGGCCTGGGAGATTTTTTCAGTGAATCCAGGTCGGCCAGGGAATTTACGAATGACATCCTTATTTTGCTGTTTTTTTATCTTAACTTCTATTTGTTGATCCCCAGGTTATATTTCCCGAAGAAGTACATTTATTTTATCCTGGCGATCACATTGTGTTTTTTCATCGTGGCATTTCTTCCCGGCATACTATTTCCTTTCCGGGAAACAGTCCGCCAGCATCACCCCGGTCAGGAGAGCAGCAGGTTTTTGTTCACTATCGGCCATAATCTGATTTATTTCCTGGCTGTGGTCTTTTTTTCATTGATGGTGAAGATGAACTCCCGGTGGAAACAAGCCGAAAAGGAAAGGCTCAAAGCAGAGTTGTCGTATTTTAAAGCTCAGATCAATCCGCATTTTCTCTTTAACACATTGAATACGATCTATTCTCTTGCTATTCAGAAAGCCGATAACACGCCGGAAGCTGTTGTCAAGCTGTCAGGGATGATGCGGTACGTCATCTCTGATGCAAGCAATGATTATGTTCCGCTGGAGAAAGAGATCAATTATATCAGTGATTACATCGCATTGCAGAAAATCCGGTTTGGCGAAACGGTTAAGATCGATTTTTACCCGTGTGATCTTACTTCCGGACCACTGATTGCCCCATTGATCCTCATCCCTTTTATCGAAAATGCATTTAAATTTGGAGTAAATCCGGAAAAAGACTCATTCATCGGCATCAACATCAATCTGTCAGGGCAGGAACTGCATATGAAAGTCTTTAATAATAAAGTAAACGAAATTCTCAGGACTGAATCCACCGGTGGTTTGGGTATCAGTAATGCCAGGCATAGGTTGGACCTCCTCTATCCTGAAAAGTACAGGCTATTAATTGATGACAAGGAAAATGAATACACGGTTGATTTATATATTATCCTGCCATGA